A genomic window from Brassica oleracea var. oleracea cultivar TO1000 chromosome C8, BOL, whole genome shotgun sequence includes:
- the LOC106309749 gene encoding uncharacterized protein LOC106309749 isoform X2: protein MKKITPNWGFLTKNKKLEASFSTCRRRSQPKVSSMAARFLSLRRALSLYLTNQQPRLPLFQGRLSQSKPLLSRDYAYVGLLQRHLCVSREASEAAAGTNGCCNSSNSVSELSKAPFTSPATTASEDLIVKYKSQLKINPRHDFMMVFTCKVCETRSMKMASRESYEKGVVVVRCEGCDNLHLIADRLGWFGEPGSVEELLAARGDEFKKGSMDSLSLTVDDLAGKKISDE, encoded by the exons ATGAAGAAGATTACACCAAATTGGGGTTTCTTGACCAAAAACAAGAAACTAGAAGCTTCTTTCTCAACTTGTCGCCGAAGATCACAACCAAAGGTCTCGTCAATGGCTGCTAGGTTTCTTAGTCTGAGACGCGCTTTATCTCTCTACCTCACTAACCAACAACCTCGGCTTCCTCTGTTTCAAG GTAGGCTTTCACAATCAAAGCCACTCTTGAGCAGAGATTATGCATATGTGGGATTACTTCAGAGGCACTTATGTGTATCCCGTGAGGCTAGTGAAGCTGCTGCAGGAACCAATGGCTGCTGCAACTCTTCAAACTCTGTTTCCGAACTTTCCAAAGCTCCTTTCACCTCCCCTGCAACAACAGCCTCTGAGGATCTGATTGTGAAGTACAAGTCCCAGTTGAAAATAAACCCGAGGCATGACTTCATGATGGTGTTTACCTGCAAGGTATGCGAGACGAGGTCTATGAAGATGGCCAGCCGAGAATCATACGAGAAGGGGGTTGTGGTGGTGCGATGCGAAGGGTGTGATAATCTGCATTTGATTGCAGACCGTCTTGGCTGGTTTGGAGAACCGGGGAGCGTGGAGGAGTTGCTCGCTGCTCGTGGGGATGAATTCAAGAAAGGATCTATGGATTCTCTTAGTCTTACTGTTGATGATTTGGCTGGAAAAAAGATATCCGATGAATAG
- the LOC106309749 gene encoding uncharacterized protein LOC106309749 isoform X1 produces MKKITPNWGFLTKNKKLEASFSTCRRRSQPKVSSMAARFLSLRRALSLYLTNQQPRLPLFQAGRLSQSKPLLSRDYAYVGLLQRHLCVSREASEAAAGTNGCCNSSNSVSELSKAPFTSPATTASEDLIVKYKSQLKINPRHDFMMVFTCKVCETRSMKMASRESYEKGVVVVRCEGCDNLHLIADRLGWFGEPGSVEELLAARGDEFKKGSMDSLSLTVDDLAGKKISDE; encoded by the exons ATGAAGAAGATTACACCAAATTGGGGTTTCTTGACCAAAAACAAGAAACTAGAAGCTTCTTTCTCAACTTGTCGCCGAAGATCACAACCAAAGGTCTCGTCAATGGCTGCTAGGTTTCTTAGTCTGAGACGCGCTTTATCTCTCTACCTCACTAACCAACAACCTCGGCTTCCTCTGTTTCAAG CAGGTAGGCTTTCACAATCAAAGCCACTCTTGAGCAGAGATTATGCATATGTGGGATTACTTCAGAGGCACTTATGTGTATCCCGTGAGGCTAGTGAAGCTGCTGCAGGAACCAATGGCTGCTGCAACTCTTCAAACTCTGTTTCCGAACTTTCCAAAGCTCCTTTCACCTCCCCTGCAACAACAGCCTCTGAGGATCTGATTGTGAAGTACAAGTCCCAGTTGAAAATAAACCCGAGGCATGACTTCATGATGGTGTTTACCTGCAAGGTATGCGAGACGAGGTCTATGAAGATGGCCAGCCGAGAATCATACGAGAAGGGGGTTGTGGTGGTGCGATGCGAAGGGTGTGATAATCTGCATTTGATTGCAGACCGTCTTGGCTGGTTTGGAGAACCGGGGAGCGTGGAGGAGTTGCTCGCTGCTCGTGGGGATGAATTCAAGAAAGGATCTATGGATTCTCTTAGTCTTACTGTTGATGATTTGGCTGGAAAAAAGATATCCGATGAATAG
- the LOC106307605 gene encoding uncharacterized protein LOC106307605: protein MGDMFGPMEPKYGRRYTPNSKLLSQTLSPKTRESLILIPRNQIHTQSPFFERRQAMSDSLVTAIYSWFTPTVLFIFLNLIIGTIAISSSLSSKSNDPNQTQIQRSPSVIHRLKSINFSSFTSPPDKAHLQFPPVATTPDNEPASIEQNQPFLSRSPSVLHRIKSFNLYNYISQEPITVAESPPPPSVPAVEEEEDTSPSLEEVYSKLNLNHVARTKSDTEPAAGVIPPKLPKKMKKSASTKSPFSHFEEPEEAVEARRPETVRVTRVTPVEEADEQVDAKADDFINRFKHQLKLQRIDSITKYKEMVKKRNDK from the coding sequence ATGGGCGACATGTTCGGTCCGATGGAGCCCAAATATGGAAGAAGATACACACCAAACTCGAAGCTTCTTTCTCAAACTTTGTCGCCGAAGACGAGAGAATCTTTAATTCTCATACCCAGAAACCAGATTCACACCCAATCCCCCTTCTTCGAAAGAAGACAAGCCATGTCGGATTCTTTAGTGACGGCGATATACAGTTGGTTCACACCGACAGTACTATTCATCTTCCTCAACTTAATAATTGGCACCATTGCAATTTCCTCTTCTCTATCTTCCAAATCCAACGATCCAAACCAAACTCAGATCCAACGCTCTCCTTCCGTGATTCACCGTCTCAAGTCCATTAACTTCTCCTCTTTCACTTCCCCACCAGACAAAGCTCATCTCCAGTTTCCTCCTGTCGCAACAACTCCAGACAACGAACCAGCTTCCATCGAACAGAACCAGCCTTTTCTTTCTAGATCTCCTTCTGTTCTCCACCGAATCAAATCTTTCAATCTCTACAATTATATTTCTCAAGAACCCATCACCGTCGCTGAATCACCGCCGCCGCCGTCTGTCCCCGCCGTCGAGGAAGAGGAAGACACAAGTCCGAGCCTTGAAGAGGTTTACAGTAAGCTGAATCTGAACCATGTGGCTCGGACAAAGTCTGATACCGAGCCAGCTGCTGGAGTTATCCCACCGAAGCTTCCCAAGAAGATGAAGAAATCAGCGAGTACCAAGTCTCCTTTCTCTCATTTCGAGGAGCCGGAAGAAGCCGTCGAGGCTCGTCGGCCGGAGACGGTTAGAGTCACGAGAGTGACTCCGGTGGAAGAAGCTGATGAGCAAGTAGACGCCAAAGCTGATGACTTCATCAATCGTTTCAAGCATCAGTTGAAGTTGCAAAGGATTGATTCCATCACCAAGTACAAGGAGATGGTCAAGAAAAGAAACGACAAGTGA
- the LOC106307677 gene encoding vacuolar amino acid transporter 1 has translation MNHSSSDQSLYLESDGEDERKNLSEEEDDGAFSDYSDVHNQNQHHSKPNSYSTAWPKSYRQSIDLYGSLPSPSPGFLGNSSLSRFESSFSSLTRRHTPESLPAVRKPLLVDEEAAKRKRSSHSLLPSKASSRVSHEMGISNDSSFGQAVLNGVNVLCGVGILSTPYAVKEGGWLGLLILFAFGVLCFYTGLLLRYCLDSHPDLQTYPDIGHAAFGTTGRILVSVILYLELYAMSVEYIILESDNLSSLFPNAALSIGGFHLDAPHLFALLTTIAVLPTVWLRDLSILSYISAGGVIASVLVVLCLFWVGLIDEVGIHSKGTPLNLATLPVSVGLYGYCYSGHGVFPNIYTSMAKPSQFPAVLVTCFGICTLMYAGVAVMGYSMFGESTESQFTLNLPQDLVASKIALWTTVVSPFTKYALTLSPVAMSLEELLPSNHGKSRFYAIAIRSALAFSTLLVGLAIPFFGLVMSLIGSFLTMLITLILPPACFLSILRTKVTPTQVALCVVIITVGAVCSAMGTYSALSKIIEKLNT, from the exons ATGAATCACTCATCTTCTGATCAGAGCCTCTACCTTGAGAGTGATGGAGAGGACGAGAGAAAGAACTTGTCCGAAGAAGAAGATGATGGAGCTTTCTCTGATTATTCTGATGTTCATAATCAAAACCAACATCATTCTAAACCTAACTCATACTCAACGGCATGGCCAAAGAGTTACAG ACAATCTATTGATCTATATGGAAGTCTACCATCTCCCAGTCCTGGTTTTTTGGGTAATTCTTCATTGTCAAGATTTGAAAGCTCTTTCTCGTCCTTAACAAGAAGACATACTCCAGAATCGTTACCTGCTGTTAGAAAACCTCTCCTAGTAGATGAAGAAGCAGCAAAGCGTAAACGCAGCTCTCATTCTCTACTTCCTTCCAAAGCCTCATCCAGGGTGTCTCATGAAATGGGAATCTCTAACGATAGCTCATTCGGACAAGCTGTTCTTAATG GAGTAAATGTTTTATGCGGGGTTGGAATATTGTCAACACCATATGCTGTGAAGGAAGGAGGATGGTTGGGACTTCTCATACTCTTTGCATTTGGTGTTCTTTGTTTTTACACTGGATTGCTTTTGCGTTACTGCCTTGATAGCCACCCCGATCTCCAGACCTATCCAGACATTGGCCATGCCGCTTTTGGAACCACCGGCCGCATCCTTGTCTCC GTAATACTTTATCTGGAGCTATAT GCTATGAGTGTTGAATACATAATTCTGGAGAGTGACAATCTTTCATCATTATTTCCAAATGCTGCTTTGAGTATTGGAGGGTTTCATTTAGATGCACCTCATCTATTTGCTCTTCTTACCACCATTGCGGTTCTCCCCACTGTTTGGCTTCGAGATCTCAGTATATTAAGTTACATTTCAG CTGGAGGGGTGATTGCATCAGTTTTAGTGGTTTTGTGCTTGTTCTGGGTCGGTTTGATTGATGAGGTTGGAATTCACAGTAAAGGAACTCCTCTGAACCTAGCAACATTACCGGTTTCTGTAGGACTTTATGGTTATTGTTATTCAGGGCATGGTGTTTTCCCAAATATTTATACTTCAATGGCCAAACCCTCTCAATTCCCAGCAGTTCTCGTAACATG TTTTGGAATTTGTACTTTGATGTATGCGGGTGTCGCTGTCATGGGATATAGCATGTTCGGAGAATCAACAGAATCACAGTTTACTCTCAATTTGCCTCAAGATTTGGTTGCATCTAAGATTGCTTTGTGGACCACA GTAGTCAGTCCATTTACCAA ATATGCGTTGACATTATCTCCGGTTGCAATGAGTCTTGAGGAGTTACTACCATCAAACCATGGCAAGTCACGTTTCTATGCAATCGCCATTAGAAGCGCACTGGCCTTCTCTACTTTGCTCGTTGGTCTTGCGATTCCCTTTTTCG GCCTTGTCATGTCATTGATTGGATCATTCTTGACAATGCTCATT ACGTTGATACTACCACCCGCTTGTTTCTTGAGCATCTTAAGGACAAAAGTAACCCCTACTCAG GTGGCGCTTTGTGTCGTAATTATCACAGTAGGAGCAGTATGTTCAGCTATGGGCACTTACTCAGCCCTTTCAAAGATCATCGAGAAGTTGAACACCTAG
- the LOC106309130 gene encoding LOW QUALITY PROTEIN: putative F-box/kelch-repeat protein At2g29810 (The sequence of the model RefSeq protein was modified relative to this genomic sequence to represent the inferred CDS: deleted 1 base in 1 codon), with product MSLPQPLGTPELYHLRSTLGVTEPILYASIGFPPSESPSWFTLHQENVSLRLRKILSLPSRLLMAVVTVGSDMYVLGGSVSGKPTSDVNLIDCRFHTSRSLPSMKRTRSRAVAGAIDGNIYVIGGCTKNSDDWAEAFDVKTQTWRGMPGVLPRAHWEGLFVTSAVMDDKIFVLEPYTTCLVFDPKVGALVQWDDGGELKKLWQASSCVVDDMLYTIDLGRSLKHPIIVYDPKAKEKRWRPVYGVNLSRDLRPLVAYYDSKMANLGGKLLILVGSIAMPFSHCESEQVWCVKIALERRGDEIFGHVESTEVVLKSNKCPSIELSRTVTL from the exons ATGTCACTACCCCAACCTCTCGGTACTCCTGAACTATACCACTTACGCTCCACCCTCGGCGTCACCGAACCCATTCTCTACGCCTCCATCGGTTTCCCTCCTTCCGAAAGCCCGAGCTGGTTCACTCTCCACCAAGAAAACGTTTCTTTACGCCTCCGCAAGATCCTATCACTCCCTTCGAGGCTTCTGATGGCCGTCGTCACAGTCGGATCAGATATGTACGTACTCGGCGGAAGCGTCAGTGGGAAACCCACGTCGGACGTGAATCTCATTGACTGCAGATTCCACACGAGTCGCTCTCTCCCGAGCATGAAAAGAACTCGCAGCCGCGCCGTCGCCGGAGCCATCGACGGGAATATATACGTTATCGGAGGTTGTACTAAAAATTCTGACGATTGGGCCGAAGCCTTTGATGTTAAGACTCAGACTTGGCGTGGAATGCCTGGTGTGTTGCCACGTGCTCATTGGGAAGGACTGTTCGTGACA AGTGCTGTGATGGACGACAAGATTTTCGTTTTGGAACCGTATACTACTTGTTTGGTTTTCGATCCCAAAGTAGGTGCTTTGGTTCAATGGGACGATGGAGGTGAGCTTAAGAAACTGTGGCAAGCTTCCTCCTGTGTCGTTGATGATATGCTGTATACAATTGATCTTGGGCGGTCTCTTAAGCATCCCATTATTGTGTATGATCCAAAGGCAAAGGAGAAGAGGTGGAGACCTGTTTATGGTGTAAATTTGAGTAGGGATTTGCGTCCTCTTGTCGCCTATTATGACTCTAAAATGGCAAATCTTGGTGGGAAGTTGTTGATTCTGGTTGGTAGTATCGCCATGCCTTTTTCTCATTGCGAGAGTGAACAGGTTTGGTGCGTAAAGATTGCTTTGGAAAGACGCGGAGATGAGATTTTCGGGCATGTTGAATCAACTGAGGTGGTGCTTAAATCAAACAAATGTCCTTCCATTGAGCTTTCTCGAACTGTTACTCTTTGA
- the LOC106309131 gene encoding kinesin-like protein FRA1 encodes MNFARASSLSPDARVARISSSLENMLGISSNSLVAMASQLSEEEERERAFTNRGRWNQLRSMGEAKNLLQCQLWEKDVEIKEMKDQFKEIVGLMSQSELRRKEAEKELKLREQALATSLASSPLGTPPSSVKHLAEDMITPSPMTVSAQKQLKFTPGIANGKVRDHLVVAYLSRVLESAFTALEGLNKQAFLTELGNRLDKLLLTHWQKFTFNPSGGLRLKRDINEYGDFVKRFSVPSVEEKFELLGIMANVFIVAPESLATLFEGSPSIRKDAQRFIQLGKTRRVQSWQQDSAPCGQA; translated from the exons ATGAACTTTGCTAG GGCATCATCGTTGTCACCTGATGCAAGGGTGGCTCGAATATCTTCTTCACTCGAGAACATGCTGGGGATATCTTCTAACTCTCTAGTAGCAATGGCGTCACAACTATCTGAGGAAGAAGAACGAGAGCGTGCTTTTACAAACCGTGGCCGTTGGAACCAGCTACGATCAATGGGAGAGGCTAAGAACTTACTTCA GTGCCAGTTATGGGAGAAAGATGTTGAAATAAAAGAAATGAAAGATCAGTTCAAAGAGATCGTTGGCCTTATGAGTCAGAGTGAGCTGAGAAGGAAAGAAGCAGAGAAGGAGCTTAAACTAAGAGAGCAAGCACTTGCAACTTCCTTAGCTTCATCTCCACTT GGAACCCCACCGAGTTCAGTGAAACATTTAGCTGAAGACATGATCACACCTTCTCCAATGACCGTGTCAGCACAAAAACAGCTCAAGTTCACTCCAGGGATTGCCAACGGAAAAGTGAGAGACCATTT AGTCGTGGCTTATCTCTCCCGGGTACTTGAGTCAGCCTTCACTGCTTTGGAAGGTCTTAATAAGCAAGCCTTCCTGACTGAACTG GGAAACAGGCTAGACAAACTACTACTAACTCACTGGCAGAAGTTCACATTCAATCCCAG TGGAGGACTACGGCTGAAGCGTGACATAAACGAGTATGGAGATTTTGTAAAGAGATTCAGTGTTCCATCTGTGGAGGAGAAATTTGAGCTTCTGGGAAT AATGGCGAACGTATTCATCGTTGCTCCAGAAAGTTTGGCGACTTTGTTCGAGGGTAGTCCAAGCATTCGCAAAGACGCGCAAAG GTTTATACAACTGGGGAAGACTAGAAGAGTGCAAAGCTGGCAACAAGACTCAGCTCCTTGTGGCCAAGCTTGA
- the LOC106309546 gene encoding uncharacterized protein LOC106309546 has translation MSSSIQIVVETQVEALSLKYQDDKKIEIVSNELSFGNHGGCCAICLDTIPLQETAMVKGCEHAYCVTCILRWASYKEKPTCPQCKHPFDFLNVHRSLDGSVEDFMFEERVCLLLRASWFLPLEAVERVSYNGNDNYDFDIPPEYIPPEYEEEDQDDDLDEFYLHGSNLRLGNRRWGDNGFVRSGRQEARPAQAQHKHHRGGQASGSESGSSSSSREAKEEKTNNSAATGRRAKRAMKRESANKAAEVVAAAKHEALLVRLGRK, from the exons ATGAGTTCCTCGATCCAGATCGTTGTTGAGACGCAAGTGGAAGCTTTGTCTCTTAAATATCAG GATGACAAGAAGATTGAAATAGTGAGCAACGAGCTGAGTTTCGGGAACCATGGCGGATGCTGTGCGATATGTTTGGATACAATACCTCTCCAAGAAACTGCTATGGTCAAAGGCTGTGAACATGCTTACTG TGTGACATGCATACTCCGTTGGGCAAGTTACAAAGAGAAACCAACCTGCCCACAATGTAAGCACCCATTTGATTTTCTCAATGTCCACCGCTCTCTTGATGGAAG CGTTGAAGATTTCATGTTCGAGGAGAGGGTCTGCCTTCTCCTAAGAGCATCTTGGTTTCTTCCACTGGAAGCAGTGGAGCGGGTTTCATATAACGGCAATGACAACTATGATTTCGACATTCCACCTGAGTATATTCCACCAGAGTATGAAGAGGAAGACCAAGATGACGACCTCGACGAGTTTTATCTGCACGGTTCGAATCTTCGTTTAGGAAACAGGAGGTGGGGCGACAATGGATTCGTCAGGTCAGGCCGCCAAGAAGCAAGGCCGGCCCAGGCCCAACATAAGCACCACCGAGGTGGCCAAGCCTCTGGCTCTGAATCAGGCTCTTCTTCCTCCTCGCGTGAGGCAAAGGAGGAGAAGACTAACAACAGTGCTGCAACAGGGAGGCGTGCCAAGAGGGCAATGAAGCGTGAATCTGCCAACAAAGCTGCAGAAGTAGTTGCAGCTGCAAAGCACGAGGCTCTTTTGGTTAGGTTGGGAAGGAAGTGA